The following proteins are co-located in the Camelina sativa cultivar DH55 chromosome 12, Cs, whole genome shotgun sequence genome:
- the LOC104731114 gene encoding endoglucanase 20: MGKLLVIMLVGMFLAFESLEALDYGDALNKSILFFEGQRSGKLPTNQRVTWRGDSALSDGASANVNLIGGYYDAGDNVKFVWPMSFTTTLLSWAAIEYQNEISSVNQLDYLRSAIKWGTDFILRAHTSPTMLYTQVGDGNSDHSCWERPEDMDTPRTLYSISSSSPGSEAAGEAAAALAAASIVFKSVDSTYSSTLLNHAKTLFEFADKYRGSYQASCPFYCSYSGYQDELLWGAAWLYKATGEKSYINYVISNKDWSQAVNEFSWDNKFAGAQALLASEFYNGTYDLAKFKTDVESFVCALMPGSSSQQIKPTPGGILYIRDSSNLQYVTTAATVLFNYAKTLSKAQVGSIQCGSTQFTSSQIRNFAKSQVDYILGNNPMSMSYMVGFGTKYPTQPHHRGSSLPSIKSKPEKIDCNGGFSYYNSDTPNPNVHTGAIVGGPNSSDQYSDKRSDYSHAEPTTYINAAFIGPVAALISSSG; the protein is encoded by the exons ATGGGCAAGCTCTTGGTGATAATGTTAGTTGGGATGTTCTTGGCTTTCGAAAGCTTGGAAGCACTTGACTATGGAGATGCACTAAACAAGTCTATCTTGTTCTTTGAAGGCCAACGATCCGGTAAACTCCCGACTAACCAACGGGTTACATGGCGAGGCGATTCTGCCCTCTCCGACGGTGCATCAGCTAAT gTGAATCTGATTGGAGGGTATTACGATGCTGGTGACAATGTAAAATTTGTGTGGCCAATGTCATTTACCACAACCTTGTTGAGTTGGGCTGCAATTGAATACCAAAATGAGATTTCTTCCGTTAACCAGCTTGATTACCTCCGCTCTGCTATCAAATGGGGAACTGACTTTATCCTCCGCGCTCATACGTCGCCCACCATGCTATATACACAG GTGGGAGATGGGAATTCAGATCATAGTTGTTGGGAGAGGCCAGAAGATATGGACACACCAAGAACTCTCTACAgtatctcttcctcttccccgGGTTCGGAAGCTGCCGGTGAAGCCGCAGCCGCTCTAGCTGCGGCCTCAATTGTTTTTAAATCGGTCGATTCTACTTATTCATCCACGCTACTAAACCATGCAAAAACC CTGTTTGAATTTGCTGACAAGTACAGAGGTTCTTACCAAGCTTCTTGCCCCTTCTACTGCTCATACTCAGGCTACCAG gatgaattACTATGGGGTGCGGCATGGCTATACAAAGCAACAGGAGAGAAGAGTTACATAAATTATGTTATAAGCAATAAAGATTGGAGCCAAGCCGTCAATGAATTCAGCTGGGACAACAAATTCGCCGGCGCTCAGGCTTTACTCGCTTCG GAGTTTTACAACGGGACATATGACTTGGCTAAATTTAAGACCGATGTTGAATCATTTGTCTGCGCATTGATGCCCGGAAGTAGCTCtcaacaaattaaaccaactcCTG GTGGCATTTTGTACATTAGAGACAGTAGCAACTTACAATATGTCACAACAGCTGCAACGGTTTTGTTCAACTACGCAAAAACTCTATCCAAAGCACAGGTCGGCTCAATTCAGTGCGGTTCAACCCAGTTCACCTCATCTCAAATTCGAAATTTCGCCAAATCACAG GTGGATTACATCCTTGGAAACAATCCAATGTCCATGTCTTACATGGTCGGGTTTGGGACAAAGTATCCTACACAACCTCATCACAGAGGCTCATCATTACCATCAATAAAATCTAAACCGGAGAAAATTGACTGCAATGGAGGATTTTCATACTACAATTCTGATACACCAAACCCGAATGTGCATACCGGGGCAATTGTGGGTGGACCGAATTCATCCGACCAGTATAGCGACAAAAGATCAGATTACTCTCATGCAGAACCCACAACTTACATCAACGCCGCCTTTATTGGCCCCGTCGCTGCTCTGATCAGTTCTTCCGGATAA
- the LOC104731115 gene encoding probable WRKY transcription factor 29: MFPKRLVLDICTCTTTKEEKKRKKRKQNLEERERDMGEVAYMDEGDLEAIVRGYSGSGEAFSGESSGGFSPSFCLPMETSSFYEPDMETTGLDELGELYKPFYPFSTQTVLTSSVSVPEDPISFRDEKKQRTHGCLLSNGSRLDHIRIPESKSKKSKKNQQKRVVEQVKEENLLSDAWAWRKYGQKPIKGSPYPRSYYRCSSSKGCLARKQVERNPQNPDKFTITYTNEHNHELPTRRNSLAGSTRAKSSQTKPTLTKKSGKELVSSPTSNPMIASADESAVAVQEMCVSEMSTHQAAGEIEGMSNCLPSDLMSTTGTFPVFTGDFDELLNSQEFFNGYLWNY; the protein is encoded by the exons ATGTTTCCCAAAAGGCTTGTTCTCGACATATGTACTtgtacaacaacaaaagaagaaaaaaagagaaaaaagaggaaacaaaatctcgaagagagagagagagatatgggtGAGGTGGCTTATATGGACGAAGGAGACCTAGAAGCAATAGTCAGAGGCTACTCCGGCTCCGGAGAGGCTTTTTCCGGCGAAAGTTCCGGTGGGTTTTCACCTTCGTTTTGCCTTCCGATGGAGACGTCTAGCTTCTACGAACCGGATATGGAGACAACCGGTTTAGACGAACTCGGTGAACTCTACAAACCCTTTTACCCTTTCTCCACACAAACGGTCCTCACGAGCTCAGTCTCTGTACCTGAAGACCCAATAAGTTTCCGAGATGAGAAGAAACAACGAACACATGGTTGTCTTCTATCCAACGGATCAAGACTTGATCATATCCGAATCCCAGaatccaaatcaaagaagag CAAGAAGAATCAACAGAAGAGAGTTGTTGAGCAAGTGAAGGAAGAGAATCTGTTGTCGGACGCATGGGCGTGGCGTAAATACGGGCAGAAACCCATCAAAGGGTCTCCATACCCAAG gAGTTATTACAGATGTAGCAGCTCAAAAGGGTGTTTGGCAAGGAAGCAAGTCGAAAGAAATCCTCAGAACCCGGATAAGTTCACTATAACGTACACCAATGAGCACAATCATGAATTACCAACCCGGAGAAACTCATTAGCCGGTTCGACTCGAGCCAAATCTtcccaaaccaaaccaaccttAACCAAAAAATCCGGAAAAGAACTGGTTTCTTCTCCCACAAGTAATCCGATGATCGCATCGGCTGATGAATCTGCTGTTGCGGTTCAAGAAATGTGCGTTTCAGAAATGAGTACCCACCAAGCAGCTGGAGAAATCGAAGGCATGAGTAACTGTTTACCATCGGATTTGATGTCGACGACGGGAACATTCCCGGTTTTTACCGGTGACTTTGATGAACTATTGAATAGCCAAGAGTTCTTCAATGGGTACTTGTGGAATTACTAG